From the Helicobacter sp. MIT 05-5293 genome, one window contains:
- a CDS encoding TonB-dependent receptor plug domain-containing protein, with amino-acid sequence MRLDFSLKAIYIYISTILLCINPLWGDEDLLDSQSRKNTDSQSQSTATDSIKSVKLPSSVVTTTSQLQEYQSGETISESMIESNPSGNGDITSLLRILPNVQFDNAQSKSTTPGEIDPANISISGGLFYQNNFMVDGFNMNNDLDPAGGTTNGPAALKSGRSQGFNLDTSLLESIVVQDSNVSAAYGRFTGGVVEANIRKPRSDGWHGGISYQYTGDNFTHYFIHESAESAFATSSDENYQPHFTKHLIKANAEGYITQNLGIIAAFSTTRSFIPLNAYSSLIKSGTEFGTIREQKRISDNYYIKAHYNPTESFTLEANLGYIPQFNTYYNNTMKDSFYTMQSGGWQAGLKGLWDTKVGLWTNTLGYSRLENSRRSDKSYVFSWYASDEKNWAINSANRAAEGGYGDNDQIQDTLNYKSDMSFEPLDIWLTRHTFRVGAELNYQKLTNNRLTEYFGFNNPVNTNNVNCPNGADNLGLYGCSNVKPNTTTQSSWSGQYFNAVAIYLPVSKVSFNNLSYGFYAEDDINFHLGGLGEINTRFGLRFDGDNYMDKHTLAPRFSLNYVTPVERAYQSTLIFGANRYYGRNLFSYRLYDYLSTTQATFTRSSPTDNWVKGSPANNPTSSTLFSRLNVPYDDELMVGLSQNLGIFSAVLKYIHREGKDEIMPVGGRTAAGSTTPPSGYSTAYKVYTNDGSSRSNIVTLMISNAAPIDTFGVKHYYLLAFDWTDTKRTYNAFSADDAYYNNTDIMYNGQVIKYRDRPVDNYARPYTLRLNTTHTLNMGRTRWLWNNFFRYRAGYERMVTLARTDPNYDTSFNGTQYGKMDFKGAFTWDMRIGLEVNVWKGNTLFMNLDIYNVLNAQNLTTASGTNGSTLPSLVAAAANSIPVYEVGRQFWLQVGYKF; translated from the coding sequence ATGAGATTAGATTTTAGCTTAAAAGCTATATATATATATATATCGACAATTTTATTGTGTATAAATCCGCTGTGGGGGGACGAAGATTTACTCGATTCTCAATCTCGTAAAAATACAGATTCTCAATCCCAATCAACTGCGACAGATTCTATAAAATCAGTCAAACTCCCTTCATCAGTCGTTACGACCACTTCCCAACTGCAAGAATACCAAAGTGGCGAGACAATCAGTGAATCAATGATAGAATCTAACCCCTCCGGTAATGGCGACATCACAAGCCTTTTAAGAATCTTACCCAATGTGCAGTTTGATAATGCTCAAAGCAAAAGCACGACACCGGGTGAAATCGACCCTGCAAACATTTCTATCAGCGGCGGATTATTTTATCAAAATAATTTTATGGTTGATGGATTCAATATGAATAACGATTTAGATCCAGCGGGAGGAACAACCAATGGTCCTGCCGCTTTAAAAAGTGGGCGTTCTCAAGGTTTTAATCTCGATACCTCACTTTTAGAATCTATTGTCGTGCAAGATTCTAATGTCTCTGCTGCCTATGGGCGATTTACCGGTGGGGTAGTCGAAGCAAATATCCGCAAACCACGCTCTGATGGTTGGCATGGGGGTATTAGCTATCAATACACGGGAGATAATTTCACGCATTATTTTATCCATGAGAGTGCAGAATCTGCCTTTGCAACCTCAAGTGATGAAAATTATCAGCCACATTTTACCAAACATCTCATCAAAGCCAATGCGGAGGGCTATATCACACAGAATCTCGGCATCATTGCTGCCTTTTCCACCACGCGTAGCTTTATACCACTTAACGCTTACTCTAGCTTGATTAAAAGCGGCACAGAATTTGGCACTATACGCGAACAAAAGCGTATCAGTGACAACTACTACATCAAGGCACATTACAATCCCACAGAAAGCTTTACCCTAGAGGCAAATCTCGGCTATATCCCGCAATTTAATACCTATTACAACAATACTATGAAAGATAGTTTCTATACCATGCAAAGTGGAGGTTGGCAGGCTGGGCTTAAAGGGCTATGGGATACCAAAGTCGGGCTTTGGACAAACACGCTAGGCTATTCACGATTAGAAAATTCAAGACGCAGCGATAAAAGCTATGTATTTAGCTGGTATGCGAGTGATGAAAAAAATTGGGCAATCAATTCCGCCAACAGAGCTGCAGAGGGTGGTTATGGTGATAATGATCAGATTCAAGATACTTTAAACTACAAATCCGATATGAGCTTCGAACCTCTTGATATATGGCTGACACGACACACTTTTCGTGTAGGTGCAGAACTCAATTATCAGAAATTGACCAATAACCGCTTGACCGAATACTTTGGCTTCAATAATCCTGTCAATACTAATAATGTAAATTGCCCTAATGGAGCGGATAATTTAGGGCTTTATGGTTGCAGTAATGTAAAACCCAACACAACTACCCAAAGTAGTTGGAGTGGGCAATACTTTAATGCAGTAGCTATTTATCTCCCTGTCAGTAAAGTCTCATTTAACAACCTCTCGTATGGATTCTATGCCGAAGATGATATAAACTTTCATCTAGGAGGATTAGGAGAAATCAATACGCGCTTTGGCTTACGATTTGACGGCGATAATTATATGGATAAACACACCCTTGCTCCGAGATTCTCACTTAATTATGTAACGCCCGTAGAGAGAGCCTATCAAAGCACTTTGATCTTTGGGGCAAATCGCTACTATGGGCGCAATCTCTTTTCTTATCGATTGTATGATTATTTATCCACCACACAAGCGACTTTTACTCGCTCTTCTCCCACTGATAATTGGGTCAAAGGTTCTCCTGCTAACAATCCTACTTCTTCTACTTTGTTTAGTCGTCTCAATGTCCCCTATGATGATGAACTAATGGTGGGACTTTCGCAAAATTTAGGGATTTTTAGCGCGGTGCTAAAATACATTCATCGTGAGGGCAAAGATGAGATTATGCCTGTAGGAGGCAGAACAGCTGCAGGAAGCACAACCCCTCCTAGTGGATACAGCACTGCTTATAAAGTCTATACCAATGACGGAAGCTCACGAAGCAATATCGTTACACTGATGATCAGTAATGCCGCGCCTATCGATACTTTTGGCGTGAAGCATTACTATCTCCTTGCCTTTGATTGGACAGACACCAAGCGGACTTACAATGCTTTCAGTGCTGATGATGCGTATTATAACAACACAGATATTATGTATAATGGGCAAGTGATCAAATACCGCGATCGCCCGGTGGATAATTATGCACGCCCCTATACTTTGCGTCTCAACACCACACATACTCTTAATATGGGGCGCACTCGTTGGCTCTGGAATAACTTTTTTAGATACAGAGCAGGATATGAAAGAATGGTAACACTTGCTCGCACAGACCCAAATTATGATACTAGCTTTAACGGCACTCAATACGGCAAAATGGACTTTAAAGGGGCTTTCACTTGGGATATGCGTATAGGACTTGAAGTCAATGTATGGAAAGGGAATACTCTGTTTATGAATCTTGATATTTATAATGTCTTAAATGCTCAAAATCTAACGACTGCAAGCGGCACAAATGGTAGCACTCTTCCTTCACTTGTTGCTGCTGCAGCCAATTCTATCCCCGTCTATGAAGTCGGGAGGCAGTTTTGGCTACAAGTAGGCTATAAATTTTAA
- a CDS encoding MetQ/NlpA family ABC transporter substrate-binding protein, with protein MKKIQNLLLAGLSAGIIFAGCGDKETKDLQANAVSESSEKTILKVGATPVPHAEILEVIKSDLSAQGIELQIVNFTDYVTPNVSLNDGSIDANFHQHKPFLDSLKTERGFDLEPVANIHIEPIGFYSKKFSSVDEIPNGSTIAIPNDPSNGGRALILLHHKGLITLKDVENLNASEIDIIENPRDFKIKPIEAAMIPRTLDSVDAAVINGNYALQAGLKGADALFLEGSESPYANILVVKSQRVDDPAILKLKEALQSQKVKDFILEKYQGEVLPVF; from the coding sequence ATGAAAAAAATACAGAATCTCTTGCTTGCAGGATTAAGCGCAGGGATTATCTTTGCGGGGTGTGGCGATAAAGAAACTAAAGATTTACAAGCGAATGCAGTGAGCGAGTCTTCAGAAAAGACGATTCTTAAAGTCGGCGCGACACCTGTGCCACACGCAGAAATCTTAGAGGTGATTAAGTCAGATTTGAGTGCGCAAGGCATTGAGCTGCAAATCGTGAATTTTACGGATTATGTAACGCCTAATGTCAGCTTGAATGATGGCTCAATTGATGCGAATTTTCATCAGCACAAACCTTTTTTAGATTCTCTTAAAACAGAAAGAGGATTTGACTTAGAGCCGGTGGCAAATATCCATATTGAGCCGATAGGATTTTATTCTAAAAAGTTCTCTAGTGTCGATGAAATCCCTAATGGTAGCACGATAGCGATTCCCAACGATCCAAGTAATGGCGGGCGGGCGTTAATTTTACTTCATCATAAAGGTTTAATCACACTTAAAGATGTTGAGAATCTTAATGCAAGTGAGATTGATATTATTGAGAATCCAAGAGATTTCAAGATTAAACCCATTGAAGCGGCGATGATCCCACGCACACTTGATAGCGTTGATGCAGCAGTGATCAATGGAAACTACGCGTTGCAAGCAGGGCTTAAGGGTGCGGACGCGCTTTTTTTAGAAGGTTCAGAATCTCCTTATGCAAATATTTTAGTGGTAAAATCACAAAGGGTTGATGATCCTGCGATTTTAAAGCTCAAAGAAGCTTTGCAAAGCCAAAAAGTCAAGGATTTTATCCTTGAAAAATATCAAGGCGAAGTATTGCCGGTTTTCTAG
- a CDS encoding MetQ/NlpA family ABC transporter substrate-binding protein, translating to MTKIWRVLLGVLVISSFWACSSNEQNKNDSKEVSEQAADAPKVLKVGATPVPASEILEFVKPILASQGIDMQIQTFTDYVVPNVSLAEGSSDANMYQHKPFMDNTNAQKGYHLVSIAPIYIVPLGLYSKKYDDLASLPDGSTIAIPGDASNMARAFILLHDNGLIKLANPSDLGSSELDIVENPKKFIFKPMEAASLPLILDSVDAAVINANYALQAKMSIKEAFFHENDKSAYINVLVAREDNKDNELILALRDALLSPETRDFILEKYQGEIIPVSAQ from the coding sequence ATGACAAAAATTTGGCGTGTATTATTAGGAGTGCTTGTAATATCAAGCTTTTGGGCGTGTTCGAGTAACGAACAAAATAAAAATGATAGTAAAGAAGTGAGTGAGCAGGCAGCAGATGCTCCCAAAGTGCTTAAAGTCGGTGCGACACCTGTGCCTGCATCAGAGATTCTTGAGTTTGTAAAGCCAATCCTTGCTTCACAAGGCATCGATATGCAGATTCAAACTTTTACTGATTATGTTGTGCCTAATGTGTCTTTAGCTGAAGGCAGTTCTGATGCGAATATGTATCAGCACAAGCCTTTTATGGATAATACCAATGCACAAAAGGGTTATCATCTTGTAAGTATCGCACCTATTTATATCGTTCCGCTTGGTCTTTATTCTAAAAAATATGACGATCTTGCTTCACTTCCTGATGGCAGCACGATTGCGATTCCGGGTGATGCTTCAAATATGGCAAGAGCATTTATTTTATTGCATGATAATGGCTTGATTAAGCTTGCTAATCCTAGTGATTTAGGCTCAAGTGAGTTAGACATTGTAGAGAATCCTAAGAAATTTATTTTTAAACCTATGGAAGCAGCGTCTTTACCTCTTATCCTTGATAGCGTTGATGCAGCAGTGATCAATGCAAACTATGCTTTGCAAGCCAAAATGAGTATTAAAGAAGCATTCTTCCATGAAAATGATAAATCTGCTTATATCAATGTGTTGGTTGCAAGAGAAGACAATAAAGACAATGAATTGATCTTAGCATTGCGTGATGCGCTCTTAAGCCCAGAAACAAGAGATTTTATTTTGGAAAAGTATCAAGGCGAGATTATTCCCGTGAGCGCACAATAG
- a CDS encoding TonB-dependent receptor has translation MRIKFYLRSYIYISAILLSTNVLLADTDSPQSSLTNPNNTRSSADSDTKTTDSIKSVKLPSSVVTTTSQLEEYQSGEMINESMIESNPSGNGDITSILRILPNVQFDNAQSKSSTPGEIDPANISISGGLYYQNNFQLDGFNMNNDLDPAGSQGSNPVAATALPGRSQGLNIDTSLLESIVVQDSNVSAAYGGFTGGVVEANTRRPTKNFGANVSYQITQGNADPHKFSLTNYHIYEANDQSYNNFLNSSSYGNQPEFIKHLIRSSIESKLNDKSGVIASFTTTQSFIPLNAYANTYMSTTRDDTRKTQKRQSYNFFIKGYYDPIESLRIEASYTYAPQYNEYFIVNTKDSDFYLQSGGHQAGIKALWENLLGLLTAQSNFNYMENSRSGSAQHAKGWRVSDEKNWSSDKNGTVSEGGYGNVDSTQLNLHLKLNQSFKPIELFSLWEHKINTGLEIGYVNASYERLGDTIFGGTAWLSPLTNGMTCIDEFCSTSPVHYQINTWKDNKGQFANKATLYKAGKINIDNFDLSLYAEDDMNFHLGAFGEINTRFGLRLDYDTYMNKAPIAPRLSLNYIAPWSYGEYGKNFKSTLIFGANRYYGRNLFTYALMDGRSSLQYTVSRTDPSTSWDNATKTQNKNDTNFAQLKVPYADELAVGISQQLYIFQAVAKYIHRFGRDEIRRACKDPKTGQISAYNCTSNVTGLTDTLRFVYTNDGQSDTDVITLSVQNIQPIQTFSIKHHYMLAFDWTNVKRNYADYSTNLTDDELSNQLISYDGKLIRYADRPAENFIRPYTLRLSTTHNFNIARTKWLWNNFFRYRAGYKTMASVREADKDSFVIDGVLTKVDTFKAFDIRGAFTWDMRIGFEVDVWKGNTLYMNLDIYNVLDSKNIAIASASYSATAGTTAIPVYEVGRQFWLQVGYKF, from the coding sequence ATGAGGATTAAGTTTTACTTAAGAAGCTATATATATATATCTGCAATTTTGCTTTCTACAAATGTCTTACTCGCTGATACAGATTCACCGCAATCTTCTTTAACAAACCCAAACAACACGCGCTCTAGTGCGGACTCTGATACGAAAACTACAGATTCTATAAAATCAGTCAAACTCCCCTCATCAGTCGTTACGACCACTTCCCAATTAGAAGAGTATCAAAGCGGGGAAATGATCAATGAGTCAATGATAGAATCCAACCCCTCCGGCAATGGCGACATCACAAGTATCCTTAGAATCTTGCCCAATGTGCAGTTTGATAATGCCCAAAGTAAAAGTAGCACACCCGGTGAAATCGACCCTGCCAATATCAGCATCAGCGGCGGACTTTACTATCAAAACAACTTCCAACTTGATGGATTCAATATGAATAATGATTTAGATCCAGCGGGATCGCAAGGAAGTAATCCTGTGGCTGCCACTGCACTACCCGGGAGAAGCCAAGGGTTAAATATTGACACCTCACTTTTAGAATCTATTGTCGTGCAAGATTCTAATGTTTCGGCTGCCTATGGGGGCTTCACCGGTGGGGTAGTCGAAGCAAATACGAGACGCCCTACCAAAAATTTTGGTGCAAATGTAAGTTATCAAATCACACAAGGCAACGCTGACCCTCATAAATTTTCACTCACAAATTATCATATCTACGAAGCAAATGACCAAAGTTACAATAACTTTCTCAATTCCTCTTCCTATGGGAATCAACCCGAATTTATCAAGCATCTTATCCGTTCAAGTATAGAATCTAAACTCAATGATAAAAGCGGTGTAATTGCAAGCTTCACCACCACGCAGAGCTTTATCCCCCTCAATGCTTACGCTAATACATATATGAGCACTACTCGTGATGACACACGAAAAACACAAAAAAGACAAAGCTATAATTTCTTTATTAAAGGCTATTATGACCCCATAGAATCCTTAAGAATTGAAGCAAGTTATACTTACGCCCCACAATATAATGAGTATTTTATCGTGAATACCAAAGATTCTGATTTTTATCTCCAAAGCGGCGGACATCAAGCAGGGATAAAGGCACTATGGGAGAATCTTCTAGGTTTGCTAACCGCACAAAGCAACTTTAACTATATGGAAAACTCACGCAGTGGTTCAGCTCAACACGCAAAAGGTTGGCGAGTATCAGATGAAAAAAATTGGAGTAGCGATAAAAACGGCACGGTTTCAGAGGGTGGCTATGGAAATGTCGATAGCACGCAACTTAATCTTCACCTTAAACTTAACCAGAGCTTCAAGCCTATTGAACTTTTCTCATTATGGGAGCATAAAATCAATACAGGACTAGAAATTGGCTATGTAAATGCAAGCTATGAAAGATTAGGTGATACAATTTTTGGTGGGACTGCTTGGCTTTCGCCACTTACAAATGGTATGACTTGTATTGATGAATTTTGCTCCACTTCCCCAGTGCATTATCAAATTAATACTTGGAAAGACAACAAAGGACAATTTGCCAATAAAGCCACCCTTTACAAAGCAGGCAAAATCAATATAGATAACTTTGATTTAAGTCTCTATGCCGAAGATGATATGAATTTCCATTTAGGCGCATTTGGTGAAATCAATACACGCTTTGGACTAAGACTAGATTACGACACCTATATGAATAAAGCTCCTATCGCACCGCGATTATCACTTAATTATATTGCGCCTTGGAGCTATGGAGAATATGGCAAAAACTTTAAAAGCACTTTGATTTTTGGAGCAAATCGCTACTATGGGCGCAATCTCTTCACCTATGCTCTTATGGACGGACGCTCTTCACTTCAATACACCGTGAGTAGAACCGACCCATCGACCTCATGGGACAATGCCACAAAGACACAAAATAAAAATGATACAAACTTTGCGCAACTTAAAGTGCCTTATGCTGATGAACTTGCAGTAGGGATTTCACAGCAATTATATATATTTCAAGCAGTCGCAAAATACATTCATCGATTCGGACGAGATGAAATTCGCAGAGCATGTAAAGACCCAAAAACAGGACAAATCAGCGCATATAACTGCACAAGCAATGTCACTGGACTAACGGATACTTTACGCTTTGTCTATACCAATGATGGGCAAAGTGATACTGATGTGATTACTCTAAGTGTGCAAAATATCCAGCCTATCCAAACTTTTAGCATTAAACACCATTATATGCTTGCCTTTGATTGGACAAATGTCAAACGAAATTATGCTGATTACAGCACAAATCTTACAGACGATGAGCTTAGCAACCAACTCATCAGTTATGATGGGAAACTCATACGCTATGCCGATAGACCCGCAGAAAATTTTATCCGTCCTTATACCTTGCGACTTAGCACCACGCATAATTTTAATATCGCACGCACCAAATGGCTATGGAACAACTTCTTCCGCTATCGCGCAGGGTATAAGACAATGGCAAGCGTTAGGGAAGCCGATAAAGATAGCTTTGTAATCGATGGTGTGCTGACCAAAGTTGATACATTTAAGGCTTTTGACATCAGAGGGGCTTTTACTTGGGATATGCGTATCGGCTTTGAAGTCGATGTGTGGAAAGGAAATACTCTATATATGAATCTCGATATTTATAATGTGCTTGATAGCAAAAATATCGCGATTGCAAGTGCAAGCTATTCCGCAACCGCAGGAACTACTGCTATCCCCGTTTATGAAGTCGGGAGGCAGTTTTGGCTACAAGTAGGCTATAAGTTTTAA
- a CDS encoding cytochrome c peroxidase — MLIETLLFICLKNMPNPMPQSPQSLRTMYLQDPSTWTKPWVDKGIIWEEIGALPDTAPYPDSNPYSESKFKLGEKLFNDPLLSKSGQIACASCHDKELGFGDGRKVSYGHDRQLGERNAPSVAMSAFGVEKFWDGRAQTLEEQALMPIVDPKEMAYDPKKAAQRIAQIPAYKQAFKEAFGTETITPTLMAQAIATYERGLMPRNKQFDRFLKGSTKAMNDQEIQGLHLFRTKGRCMNCHNGVAFSDQSYHNLGLSFYGRKFEDLGRYNISKDPQDVGRFKTPSLRGVGQSKPYMHNGLFPHLRGVINSYNAGMFRPKPTNEQETDPLFPTTDPLLRPLNLTEEEIRALEAFLNTL; from the coding sequence ATGCTGATAGAAACATTACTTTTTATCTGTCTGAAAAATATGCCAAACCCTATGCCACAATCACCTCAATCTCTGCGCACAATGTATCTACAAGATCCTAGCACTTGGACAAAACCTTGGGTAGATAAAGGCATCATATGGGAAGAAATCGGTGCATTACCGGATACAGCACCTTATCCAGATTCTAATCCCTATTCAGAATCTAAATTCAAACTTGGTGAAAAGCTTTTCAATGATCCGCTATTATCTAAAAGTGGGCAAATCGCTTGCGCCTCATGCCACGATAAAGAACTAGGCTTTGGCGATGGGCGAAAGGTCAGCTATGGGCATGATAGACAGCTTGGGGAACGCAATGCGCCGAGTGTCGCAATGAGCGCATTTGGAGTAGAAAAATTTTGGGACGGGCGTGCGCAAACACTAGAAGAACAAGCACTGATGCCTATTGTCGATCCAAAAGAAATGGCTTATGATCCCAAGAAAGCCGCACAAAGAATCGCTCAAATCCCTGCATACAAACAAGCCTTTAAAGAAGCCTTTGGCACTGAAACGATCACACCTACCCTTATGGCTCAAGCGATTGCGACTTATGAACGCGGACTGATGCCACGAAACAAGCAATTTGATAGATTCTTAAAAGGCAGCACAAAAGCAATGAATGACCAAGAAATACAAGGCTTACACCTCTTCCGCACTAAGGGGCGATGTATGAATTGCCATAATGGCGTGGCTTTTAGTGATCAAAGCTATCACAATTTGGGTTTGAGCTTTTATGGGAGAAAGTTTGAAGATTTAGGGCGATACAATATTAGCAAAGACCCGCAAGATGTGGGGCGTTTTAAAACACCAAGTCTGCGAGGAGTAGGACAAAGCAAACCCTATATGCACAATGGTTTATTCCCGCATTTACGCGGTGTGATCAACTCCTACAATGCAGGAATGTTCCGCCCTAAACCCACAAATGAGCAAGAAACCGATCCGCTTTTTCCTACGACTGATCCGCTCTTGCGTCCGCTGAATCTCACTGAAGAGGAAATACGAGCCCTTGAAGCGTTTTTAAACACGCTTTAA
- a CDS encoding flavodoxin has protein sequence MKKVGLFYGSDGGATQDIAQRIASAVGDCEVFDVSSCKKEDLDSFENLILATPTYGSGDLQDDWDSFISGLNDDAFANKTIALVGLGDQEIYSDTFCNGIAAIYQKVSKKGKVIGQTSTDGYTFDDSQAVVDGKFVGLIIDEVNQEDLSAQRIQAWVEAIKPSFA, from the coding sequence ATGAAAAAAGTTGGTTTATTTTATGGCAGTGATGGTGGAGCGACTCAAGATATTGCTCAAAGGATTGCAAGCGCAGTAGGGGATTGTGAAGTGTTTGATGTGTCTTCTTGTAAAAAAGAAGATTTAGATTCATTTGAGAATCTGATCCTTGCGACACCTACTTATGGTTCAGGAGATTTGCAAGATGATTGGGATAGCTTTATTTCAGGGCTTAATGATGATGCGTTTGCAAACAAAACAATTGCGCTTGTGGGATTAGGCGATCAAGAAATTTATAGTGATACTTTTTGTAATGGTATTGCAGCAATTTATCAAAAAGTGTCTAAAAAGGGAAAAGTAATCGGGCAAACAAGCACAGATGGCTATACATTTGATGATAGTCAAGCAGTTGTCGATGGGAAATTTGTCGGATTGATTATTGATGAAGTCAATCAAGAAGATTTGAGCGCACAACGCATTCAAGCGTGGGTAGAAGCGATCAAGCCATCATTCGCATAA
- a CDS encoding AzlD domain-containing protein, translating to MSPETLHSLLIVALIGINTLLSRALPFMIFRHSTPPYITFLGKFLPSAIIAMLIVYCLRNVDLFNAPFGLNEIIAVSIVSALQIWLKIPVISIIIGTISYMILVQSEILKNLF from the coding sequence ATGTCGCCTGAAACCCTGCATTCTCTTCTCATCGTAGCTCTTATAGGGATTAATACCCTCCTTAGCCGTGCTTTGCCTTTTATGATTTTCCGACACAGCACACCCCCATATATTACCTTTCTCGGTAAATTCCTGCCTAGCGCAATTATTGCGATGCTTATTGTGTATTGTCTTCGTAATGTTGATTTATTTAATGCGCCTTTTGGGCTGAATGAAATTATCGCTGTGAGTATTGTAAGTGCCTTGCAAATTTGGCTCAAAATCCCTGTAATTAGTATCATTATAGGGACAATCTCCTATATGATACTAGTGCAAAGCGAGATTCTAAAGAATCTCTTTTAA
- a CDS encoding AzlC family ABC transporter permease, producing the protein MSPRSVALAALKDAFPHTIPILFGYVFMGMVFGILLQAAGYNALWALAMAIIIYGGTTQFIAVGLMASGAGLWEVFLIASMVNARQIFYAISMLDRFKSMGKKSYYMIYSLTDETLALLNLKSPKQGIDKQWFDFFISLLNQIYWIIGCVLGALLGSALVFNTQGIDFVMSAIFVVIFIQSWKNPQSRIPALIGVGVSIVCLVIFGKDFLLPALIGITLLLTLLRKPLDVA; encoded by the coding sequence ATGTCTCCTCGCTCCGTTGCTTTAGCGGCACTCAAAGATGCTTTTCCGCACACGATTCCGATTCTATTTGGATATGTGTTTATGGGTATGGTTTTTGGGATATTACTCCAAGCAGCGGGATATAACGCACTTTGGGCATTAGCAATGGCAATAATTATCTATGGTGGCACGACTCAATTTATCGCTGTGGGACTAATGGCATCGGGTGCTGGATTGTGGGAAGTTTTCTTAATTGCAAGTATGGTGAATGCAAGACAAATTTTTTATGCTATCAGTATGCTGGATCGTTTCAAATCTATGGGTAAAAAATCCTATTATATGATTTATTCTTTGACTGATGAAACTTTAGCTCTTCTCAATCTCAAATCTCCCAAACAAGGTATAGACAAACAATGGTTTGATTTCTTTATCTCCTTGCTCAATCAAATCTATTGGATTATAGGCTGTGTTTTGGGAGCATTACTTGGGTCAGCGTTGGTTTTCAATACGCAAGGGATTGATTTTGTGATGAGTGCGATTTTTGTCGTGATTTTTATCCAATCATGGAAAAATCCTCAATCAAGGATTCCCGCGCTTATCGGTGTGGGTGTAAGCATCGTATGTCTAGTAATTTTTGGCAAAGACTTTTTGCTCCCCGCACTCATTGGCATTACTTTACTTCTGACTTTATTAAGAAAGCCTCTTGATGTCGCCTGA